The following proteins are encoded in a genomic region of Laspinema palackyanum D2c:
- the crtA gene encoding cyanoexosortase A codes for MSFVQTLQEPKYWLLGIAAGLMTINITLMWKYAPVDVVGTSLLFWGGAAFLIWERYESFKLQSGPISSLLGVAIVALILLKSATLNSYDIFLRLSPFLSGIGLAFIASGIKGLKQYWQELFILGFMSISTGLLLRIFDISPLTAKFSALILWYLGFPVTRQGIYVNLPTGSIEVYSGCSGYSAILQLLGLSILFLFMFPTTRKQKIYIPLAAIILGFIVNGIRVALMAFLVAYSTKESFEYWHYGDGSLIFSMFGVFLLGLFCWFFILRNEPENLKIDP; via the coding sequence ATGTCTTTTGTGCAAACGCTACAAGAACCAAAATATTGGTTATTGGGAATCGCAGCTGGATTAATGACCATCAACATCACGTTGATGTGGAAATATGCTCCCGTCGATGTCGTCGGTACCAGTCTTCTCTTTTGGGGGGGGGCTGCCTTTCTCATTTGGGAAAGATATGAATCTTTTAAACTGCAAAGTGGGCCTATTTCTAGCCTTTTGGGAGTGGCGATCGTCGCATTAATCCTGCTCAAAAGTGCAACCCTAAATAGTTATGATATTTTTCTTCGTCTTTCTCCATTCCTGTCAGGAATCGGCCTAGCCTTCATCGCTTCCGGTATTAAAGGACTAAAGCAATACTGGCAGGAACTCTTTATTTTAGGCTTTATGTCGATTTCGACCGGCTTATTATTACGAATTTTTGATATTTCTCCCTTAACCGCTAAATTTTCTGCCTTGATTCTGTGGTACTTAGGATTTCCAGTCACTCGGCAAGGAATCTACGTTAACCTACCCACGGGAAGTATTGAAGTTTACTCCGGCTGTTCCGGATACAGTGCCATTCTGCAATTATTGGGACTATCTATTTTATTTTTATTTATGTTTCCGACAACAAGGAAACAGAAAATATATATTCCCCTCGCTGCTATCATTCTGGGCTTTATTGTTAATGGAATTCGGGTCGCCCTCATGGCATTTTTGGTTGCCTATTCTACTAAAGAATCATTTGAATATTGGCACTATGGAGACGGTTCCCTAATTTTTTCCATGTTTGGCGTATTCCTTCTGGGGTTATTTTGCTGGTTCTTTATCCTGCGAAATGAGCCAGAAAACCTGAAAATTGATCCTTAG
- a CDS encoding alpha/beta fold hydrolase produces the protein MQVTSSINTEPIPGGYWEWADRPIYYVRAGDRRPDRPPLLLIHGFGASTDHWRKTIAGLQTEFEVWAIDLLGFGRSAKPNCTYSGELWRDQLQDFIHTHIGQPTVVVGNSLGGYAALCLAAHYPESVAGVVLLNSAGPFTETEPLPEPPFYRKAMNSALKAAFRQNWVSFLLFQWTRRRATIRKTLMKVYLDPSAVTDQLVEEIYRPSCDRGAAQVFAGIFKTSPGEKVDRLLSQLKAPLLTLWGEGDPWMKIQERSEKFRQYYPQVTEYFLKAGHCPHDEIPDRVNELIRDWVLSKVR, from the coding sequence ATGCAGGTAACCTCGTCAATCAACACTGAGCCGATACCGGGTGGATACTGGGAATGGGCCGATCGCCCTATTTATTACGTCCGTGCTGGCGATCGCCGTCCCGATAGACCCCCCCTGCTGCTGATTCATGGTTTTGGGGCCTCGACGGATCACTGGCGGAAAACAATCGCTGGGTTACAAACGGAGTTTGAGGTTTGGGCGATCGATTTGTTGGGTTTTGGGCGATCGGCTAAACCCAACTGCACTTACAGTGGAGAACTCTGGCGGGACCAATTACAAGATTTCATTCACACCCATATCGGCCAACCTACAGTGGTTGTCGGCAACTCCCTGGGAGGATATGCCGCATTATGTTTAGCAGCTCACTATCCCGAATCCGTTGCTGGGGTTGTGTTACTCAATAGCGCAGGTCCCTTTACTGAAACCGAACCCCTCCCGGAACCGCCCTTCTATCGGAAAGCGATGAATTCTGCCTTGAAAGCAGCATTTCGTCAAAATTGGGTGAGCTTCCTCCTCTTCCAATGGACCCGCCGCCGTGCCACCATTCGGAAAACCTTGATGAAAGTTTATCTGGATCCCTCCGCCGTGACGGATCAACTGGTGGAGGAAATTTATCGTCCCTCTTGCGATCGCGGTGCGGCACAAGTATTCGCCGGGATTTTTAAAACGTCACCGGGGGAAAAAGTAGATAGATTGCTCTCCCAACTTAAGGCTCCCCTGTTAACCCTGTGGGGAGAAGGAGATCCCTGGATGAAAATCCAGGAACGTAGCGAGAAGTTTCGCCAATATTATCCCCAGGTTACGGAATATTTTCTCAAGGCAGGCCATTGTCCTCATGATGAAATTCCCGATCGCGTCAATGAATTAATTCGCGATTGGGTTCTGTCTAAGGTGCGGTAA
- a CDS encoding (2Fe-2S) ferredoxin domain-containing protein encodes MTPPDSPDPLYRNISVCQHQSCQRHGSPAVLKAFQQTPLPPGVTVNGSGCLGQCSSGPTVKVNPDNVWYCRVTPADVPVIVVEHLENGEPVDGLLNPRIHFKFSF; translated from the coding sequence ATGACACCCCCCGATTCCCCAGACCCTCTGTATCGGAATATTTCCGTTTGTCAGCACCAATCTTGTCAGCGCCACGGCTCCCCAGCGGTTCTGAAAGCCTTTCAGCAGACGCCACTCCCCCCCGGAGTCACGGTTAATGGCAGCGGTTGTTTGGGACAATGTAGCTCGGGTCCCACGGTTAAAGTCAACCCGGATAATGTTTGGTATTGTCGGGTCACACCGGCTGATGTTCCTGTGATTGTAGTCGAACATTTAGAAAACGGTGAGCCCGTGGATGGGCTCCTCAATCCCAGAATTCATTTCAAATTTTCGTTTTAG
- a CDS encoding CapA family protein — protein MDAQNIVNLAKQGDPGAIAVLLNQALRIRNMTAQVVRNDNRLHILLEADRIPDRQAYIAYIQDGLTRLNVRSIHSVRVYARQIGQKVPAWDEAFEFGKATISPLSSPSAAPEKPASEPVAIPESLPIAIDKPLISSNPSVPSVETSAQAPRQSSNPQSDRLLSDPVIPQPAIAEINNNPPRKTVPSKTSQAIGHTLKIVLPTLGIMSLILGTGWDLFRNGEKFHPAVLLSTASKTLATVKLPNPPEFPSFAARSNSLQPLQADNILNNFQQLSEIVDSSIPNRPITIKAVGDIIPGVDFPINKLHPQPEQLFQGVTPYLQGADLVFGNFESTLTAHPYSGKDVSRPNVFAFRTPPSYTRLLKEAGFNVLSVANNHSLDFTDQGFEDTIKNIEEAGMVAASRKGEIAYTTVNDIPIAFIGFSTYSYHNSILDLEAAKALVAEAQENATLVVISFHGGAEGTGAVHVKNRTETFFSENRGNLVEFSRAMIDAGADLVLGHGPHVPRALEVYNGKLIAYSLGNFMGYRSFSTVAELGYSLILEAQIDLEGNFIAGQIIPIHLDSKGIPSYDSQNRTVKLMQKLTQSDFPETPLSIEADGKIVKVDGE, from the coding sequence GTGGACGCGCAAAATATCGTGAATTTAGCAAAGCAAGGAGATCCAGGGGCGATCGCCGTATTGCTGAATCAAGCATTACGAATCAGGAACATGACCGCCCAAGTAGTTCGTAACGACAATCGGCTGCATATCCTCTTAGAAGCCGATCGCATCCCCGATCGCCAAGCTTATATCGCCTACATTCAGGATGGATTAACTCGTCTGAATGTCCGTTCCATTCACTCCGTCCGGGTTTATGCCCGACAAATTGGGCAAAAAGTTCCGGCATGGGATGAAGCCTTTGAGTTCGGCAAAGCCACCATTAGCCCCCTATCTTCTCCCTCGGCTGCCCCAGAGAAACCGGCTTCAGAACCCGTTGCCATTCCGGAATCCTTGCCCATTGCGATAGACAAACCTTTAATCTCCTCGAATCCTTCCGTCCCTTCCGTAGAGACATCGGCACAGGCCCCCAGGCAGAGTAGCAACCCTCAGAGCGATCGCCTCCTAAGCGATCCAGTGATACCCCAACCGGCGATCGCCGAGATAAACAACAACCCACCGCGAAAGACAGTCCCCTCGAAAACATCCCAGGCGATCGGCCATACCCTGAAAATTGTCTTACCCACCCTGGGAATCATGAGCCTGATTCTCGGCACAGGTTGGGACTTATTCAGAAACGGCGAAAAATTCCATCCCGCCGTTCTTTTATCCACCGCTTCCAAAACCCTAGCTACAGTCAAACTCCCTAATCCCCCTGAATTCCCATCTTTTGCAGCCCGTTCCAACTCCCTCCAACCCTTACAAGCCGACAACATTCTTAACAACTTCCAACAACTTTCTGAAATTGTTGACTCTTCCATTCCCAACCGGCCTATTACCATTAAAGCGGTTGGAGATATTATCCCGGGAGTGGACTTTCCTATAAATAAGCTTCACCCCCAGCCGGAGCAACTTTTTCAGGGTGTCACCCCTTATTTACAAGGAGCTGATTTAGTTTTTGGTAACTTTGAAAGTACCTTAACCGCTCATCCCTATTCAGGAAAAGATGTCAGTCGTCCCAATGTTTTTGCCTTTCGTACTCCGCCCAGTTATACCCGCCTATTAAAAGAGGCGGGTTTTAACGTTTTAAGTGTCGCGAACAATCATTCATTGGATTTTACGGACCAAGGCTTTGAAGATACTATCAAAAATATAGAGGAGGCGGGAATGGTTGCCGCCAGCAGGAAAGGGGAAATTGCTTATACCACTGTGAATGACATCCCCATCGCCTTTATTGGGTTTAGTACCTACTCCTATCACAACTCTATTCTTGATTTAGAGGCAGCAAAAGCGCTGGTTGCGGAAGCCCAGGAAAATGCTACCCTGGTGGTGATTTCGTTTCATGGCGGTGCAGAAGGAACCGGCGCGGTCCATGTTAAAAACCGCACGGAAACCTTTTTTAGCGAAAACCGAGGGAATTTGGTGGAATTTTCCCGGGCGATGATTGATGCAGGGGCGGATTTAGTATTAGGTCATGGTCCTCATGTTCCCCGGGCATTAGAGGTTTATAATGGCAAATTAATTGCTTATTCTTTAGGCAATTTTATGGGATATCGCAGTTTTTCAACGGTGGCGGAATTGGGATATTCTTTAATTTTGGAAGCACAGATTGATTTAGAAGGTAATTTTATAGCCGGTCAGATTATTCCTATTCATTTGGATAGTAAAGGGATTCCCAGCTATGATTCTCAAAATCGCACGGTGAAATTAATGCAAAAATTAACCCAGAGCGATTTTCCTGAAACTCCCCTTTCTATCGAAGCGGATGGAAAAATTGTGAAGGTAGATGGGGAGTAA
- a CDS encoding DUF4114 domain-containing protein, with translation MMQHKNKGVQKVNKTLIIGITAATATAMFGVAGPANAFTFGTNGISFDTDQELRFNFGSSNGAYQSTLKIFEVLQNGKLQAVDDGVLFNEVKPFDGGANNGFKGTLGNAVEQVNSSFKFLANKVYTLGLVSTWKDADRGPVYSTSSLNLKGTNSQRAAFGSTGAAEGQTLAGANTFLSGNPLTGSVAIAFEDIQFGNGDNDFNDFVVTAEAVPEPLTMGGLALGAAGLAAARRSRKRRTTEA, from the coding sequence ATGATGCAACACAAAAACAAAGGAGTGCAGAAAGTGAACAAAACACTAATTATCGGAATAACAGCAGCAACAGCAACAGCAATGTTTGGAGTGGCTGGTCCAGCCAACGCCTTCACCTTTGGTACGAATGGGATTAGCTTTGACACCGACCAAGAACTCCGGTTTAATTTTGGCAGTTCTAATGGAGCTTACCAATCCACCCTGAAAATCTTTGAGGTGCTCCAAAATGGCAAGCTACAAGCAGTAGATGATGGAGTGCTGTTCAACGAAGTAAAACCTTTCGATGGTGGAGCAAACAACGGATTCAAAGGAACATTAGGTAACGCTGTTGAACAGGTAAACAGCTCCTTTAAGTTCTTAGCGAATAAAGTTTATACCCTGGGGTTGGTCAGCACTTGGAAGGATGCTGATAGAGGACCGGTCTATAGCACCTCCAGCCTGAACCTGAAGGGTACCAATTCCCAGCGTGCTGCTTTCGGATCCACTGGTGCAGCAGAAGGTCAAACTTTGGCCGGAGCCAACACCTTCCTGTCTGGCAATCCATTAACTGGCTCTGTAGCCATTGCCTTTGAAGATATCCAGTTTGGAAATGGAGATAATGACTTTAATGACTTTGTTGTGACCGCAGAGGCAGTTCCTGAACCCTTGACAATGGGTGGACTAGCTTTGGGTGCTGCTGGTCTTGCTGCCGCTCGTCGCTCTCGCAAACGCCGCACCACTGAAGCCTAA
- the rfbB gene encoding dTDP-glucose 4,6-dehydratase, with the protein MTSSLNSPQNRKSRRVLVTGGAGFIGANFVHYWCRRYPGDRLVVLDALTYAGNPQNLASLEGNENYRFVQGNICDRPLVETLLKDEAIDTVAHFAAESHVDRSILGPAAFIQTNVVGSFTLLEAFRNHWQTLPVPNSGERGPIFLHVSTDEVYGSLGPEDPGFTEQTPYSPNSPYSASKAGSDHLARAYYHTYGLPTLITNCSNNYGPYHFPEKLIPLMCINMLLGKPLPVYGDGQNIRDWLYVEDHCRGLDVVIHQGTPGETYNIGGNNEVKNIDLVRMLCQLMDELAPDLPVRPCESLMTFVKDRPGHDRRYAINATKIKTELGWTPTVTVEEGLRQTVLWYLTHQEWWRPLLSPQYQDYYRQVYAN; encoded by the coding sequence ATGACCTCTAGTCTGAACTCCCCTCAAAATCGAAAGTCCCGTCGAGTATTAGTGACTGGTGGTGCCGGGTTTATTGGCGCGAACTTCGTTCATTACTGGTGTCGGCGCTATCCCGGCGATCGCCTCGTGGTCCTTGATGCCCTTACCTATGCGGGTAATCCCCAAAATTTAGCCAGTCTCGAAGGCAACGAGAACTATCGGTTTGTTCAGGGGAATATCTGTGATCGCCCCTTGGTGGAAACTCTGCTCAAAGATGAGGCGATCGATACCGTCGCCCACTTTGCCGCAGAATCCCATGTAGACCGCTCTATTTTAGGTCCCGCAGCATTCATTCAAACCAATGTGGTTGGTAGTTTTACCCTGTTAGAAGCCTTTCGGAATCACTGGCAAACTTTGCCAGTTCCTAACTCGGGAGAACGGGGACCGATTTTTCTCCATGTGTCCACAGATGAAGTCTATGGCAGTCTGGGACCGGAGGATCCAGGGTTCACAGAGCAGACTCCATACTCACCCAACAGTCCTTATTCTGCTTCCAAAGCAGGAAGTGACCATTTAGCCCGTGCCTATTATCACACCTACGGTCTCCCCACCCTGATTACGAATTGCTCCAATAATTATGGCCCTTACCATTTCCCAGAAAAGCTAATCCCCCTGATGTGCATTAATATGCTACTTGGGAAACCGTTACCTGTGTATGGGGATGGGCAAAATATTCGGGACTGGTTGTATGTGGAGGACCACTGCCGGGGGTTAGATGTGGTGATTCATCAAGGGACCCCGGGAGAAACTTATAATATTGGGGGTAATAATGAAGTCAAAAATATCGACTTGGTAAGGATGTTGTGTCAGTTGATGGATGAGTTGGCTCCCGATTTGCCCGTGCGCCCTTGCGAGTCATTGATGACCTTTGTTAAGGATAGACCGGGCCATGACCGCCGCTATGCGATCAATGCCACAAAAATTAAGACTGAGTTAGGCTGGACCCCAACAGTAACAGTGGAAGAGGGTCTACGCCAAACGGTCCTATGGTATTTGACTCATCAAGAGTGGTGGCGTCCTCTACTTTCTCCGCAGTATCAGGACTATTATCGCCAGGTTTATGCCAATTAA